The window TGAGGCGGCCGCACTGCTGGCCCAAGTGGCCGAGTCTTTACAATCAATGCCAGAAGCCCGCATTCAAGTGAATGGCCACACCGACAACATCGGCTCCTTAAATTACAACTTGGCCCTGTCCTTGCGCCGCGCCAATGCTGTCAAAGATTACCTCATCAAATTGCTACCCGAAGACAATCGCATCAGTTGGACCACCTCTGGCTTTGGCCCCACTGCTCCTGTAGCCGATAACGATACCGAAGCTGGACGGCAACGGAACCGTCGTGTGGATTTGATCATTGCTCCGTGAACTCCACAGGTGACAAACCCGGCCAGAGTCTTAGAATGCTGATCAGGTTGCTCGGTGTACGGTTGATGCAGGTAAGTCTCACCCTGAGCTTTGAGGTTCGATTTTGAACACATCAGGGATTCCTCCCGCTAATCATCAGACTTTTCCGCTGAGGGTCGGCACCACTTTGGATGCTCTCAGTCAAGTTTTGACGTGGTTTGAAGCCTTTCGCAATGCGGGCATTCCAGAGCCCATCTGGATGGAATGCCGGTTGGCGCTTGCAGAAGGGTTTACCAACGCCGTTCGCCATGCCCACCAAGCCCTACCGGAAACCACCCCGATTGATATTGAGCTGGTCTTAGCACCGCAAGGGTTGGAGTTGCGCATCTGGGATCAGGGGCAGGAGTTTGATCTGGAGGGGTTTGCCCAACAATTGCCCGCCAAAATGGACACCGACTCCGAAGGGGGACGCGGCATTTTGCTGATGAAAGCCCTGACCAGCCGCCTCAGCTACACCCGCCAAGCGGATGGCCGCAATTGTCTGTTGATTAGCAAGCGGTTTAATGACCCTTCCCACCTCTCAAAGCCCGTCAGTTAGGCCAAGCTGTTAACGAGCTGTTACGAAAACAGGCCACCGCTTAATTTGCGAATAGCGGACGCGGCCACATCGCTGTAGCGCAATTCTCCCACCAAGATTTGCCCCATGCGCCGAGTCGCTCCCGGTCGTTTAACCCCCACTTTGTAGCCCAATCCCGGAAAGCGATAGAACAGCGCCGCAATCCGTTTGGCCCAGCGCATTTCGGATCCCCACTCCTGTTGCACTTGGGCGGAATAGTGGGCCAACGCATCTCCGTTTCCCGCTAAGGCAGAGTCGATGGCCTGAGCCGCCAACAGGCCGGTGAGCAGCGAGGGACGGATCCCTTCGGCGGTAAAGGGGTCGATCACACAGGCAGCATCCCCAGCCAAGAGGGCATTTTGGGTGTGTAGCGGTTGATCTTCATCCCAAAGACAAATCGGGTGGCCAAACTGCTTGACAGAGTTCAAGTCCACCCCAAAGGTTTGGGCGTAGCCTGCCGCGATCTCCCGCAGGTTTTGCTTTTCTCCACCCCGAAAGGTACCGGCCCCAATCGAGTAGCCATCTGCCTTAGGAAAGTTCCAGATGTAGCCGTTACTAACGGCACCAAAGTCAAAATGGGCGGCTGCCGTTTCCGGCTGCGCAACAGGCACTTCCGCTTCTAGGGCGGCGGCCAATCGTCGTTGCCGCTCCTGAAAGCCCAACCACTTGGCCATGGAGCCTTTTGCCCCATCCGCTCCAATCAGGTAGCGCCCCCAAACGGGGCCAGAGGCTGTCATCACCTGCCAGCGGTCACTTTGCCATTCAATGCCGGAGACGGCACATTCTGCTTGCAGGGTAGCCCCCTGCCCTTGCGCCTGCTGAATCAGGTAATGGTCGAAAACATCCCGCCGCACCATCCAAACGGGATCCTTGAGATCCAAATCCGCCACCACCGGATCCCCACTGCACCAGGTATAGCGAATTTGCCGGATCGTCAGGGAAATAGCCGGGCCAAAGTCAAAATCAAACCAGGCCGCCACCATTGGAGACACTCCACCCCCGCAGGGCTTGTAGCGGGGCAAGGGCTCCTTTTCCAGAACCAGTACCGAGCGCCCCCGCTTGGCCAGATGATAAGCGGCGGATCCCCCAGCAGGGCCAGCACCGACGATGACGCAGTCGTAAAGTTGTGACATAGCTTCTGAACTTGCACCCTTCCACTTTGGGATTCCCTGCATTGGCTCCTAGCCTACCCCATTGATTGATATCTGGAGATGGCGGAGGGTAACAGCAGCCCTTGTACTGCGTAGTTCGGTTCGCAACTGCTCCAGAGCGATCCGCATCCTCACAGCCGCCCGCACCGCCGCTAAGGCTTCTGTGGCCGCATCCCGAAAGAGGGGGGTGCCCAACTCCGCCATGATCGCATCGCCGATAAAAACGACCGGCTCCAGTGGTTGGATTGGCTTTTTCTGCCATCGGATCCCCTCAAACACGATAAGCTCAAACCACTGTGACTGAGAGCACAAACCCAGTGAATATTCTGGAGCAACGCATCCGGGTGGGGGATCTGGACTGGTTCTTTCGCTCGGTGGATCCCGACCGAGGCAACACTCTACCGCCAGTGCTGCTGTTGCATGGACTGGTTTCTCAAAGCTACGGCTGGCTGCCCCTTTTGCAAGCCTTAGGGGAGCAGGGGTTTCGCGCTTTGGCCCCTGATTGGATTGGCTCAGGATTTTCCGCCAAACCGGAGCGCTGGGAGTTTAACTACCGCCCAGAAACCCTGGAGAAGGCCCTGTCGGAGTGGGTGGAAGCCCAAGCCCTAGAGCGGTTTTCGTTGGTGGTGCAGGGGTTTCTCGGCTCAGTGGGACTGCAGTATGCCCTGAAAAACCCAGATCGCATCGAACGCCTGATCATTCTCAATACCCCGATTGGCCAAGGGGCCAAGCTGCCCTGGTCGATTCGTGCTTTCGGGATCCCTTTGGTGGGGGATATGCTCACCCAGGATCCACTGTTGGTGGATCGCACCCTAGAAACCGGCGGCATTTACCAGGTGAAAGACAAAGATCTGGACGTGTATCGACGCCCTTTTTTGACCACTTCTGCCAGTGGACGCGCTTTGTTGGCAACAGTGCAAAACTTGAACCTGCCGCAGGTGATGAAGGAATTGGAGGCAGGCTTTGCCACCTGGGAACGCCCGACTTTGATCGCTTGGGGCATGCAGGATCGTTGGTTACCGTTCGAGCTGGTCACAACATTGTGTCAGCGGCTCCCAAAAGCACAGGTGGTGAAACTGGAGCAAGTGGGCCATTACCCACAGCATGATTGGCCAGAAAAGGTACAGGAGGCGGTGATCCCGTTTTTGCGTAAGCTGATTGTCTAAGGGATCCCCTCAGAATAAAACTCGTTGGGATACAGCATCGACATCCTCTCCGACCCATAGGGCACAGGGATTCTCAGTCTGCCAGCACTCGGCTGACTCCTGGCGGGTAGACAGATAAGCAGCCACCCCACAACGGGGTCTACACGAGTCACGCTGCCCAAACAGATTGCCCTAGTGGATTGCAATAACTGCTATGTCTCCTGTGAGAGGGTGTTTCAGCCCCATCTGCAGGGGAGCCCGGTGGCGGTACTGAGCAATAATGATGGCTCCATTGTGGCCCGGTCTCCCGAGGTCAAAGCCCTGGGCATTCCCATGGGATCCCTGCTGTTCAAGGTGAAAGATCGGGTCTGGCGGCACAAGATTCAAATCACACATCTGGGGCTCAGCCTGGATCTCTTGTTTGAGGTTGCTGAGATAGATCCCCCAGTAGGGGATCCTCGTGTCCTGGATAAAAGTCGGGATCCATTGCCTGCTCAAAGGTGTAGGGACACTGGGTGGGCAGATCTTTCTCCGATAATGGCGTTTCTTTCACCACCAAAAGGATCCCGTCTAGATAAGCCTCTTGCAGGGCTGCTGACAAATCCGGCTTGAGACTGGGATTATCTTGGAGCAATCGCTGAATCTGGCGGCGTTGTTCGGTAATAGTTGCCCGCCAGCTCTTGCCCCGTAGTTGGGGTTGAAACTGCCACTTCAGCAGATGCCCCAACAGGATCCCCAGTCGATTCACCAATTCACGGCGTTCTTGTCTGCCCAAAGACTCGATCTCCTCCACCAAGTTGGCAATATCCAGTTGATCCCACTGCCCCGATTTCAGCAGGGTGGCTTGCTCTTGGATCCAAGCGTAAAAGTCGCGGTCGTAAAGTTGCATGATCCATTCCTTTTGCGTTAGCGGGACGGAGTCCTTTGTTGCTAGGCAACACTTGTGCGACCGCGTTAGCGGGAGGTCGCCCTAACTGGACACTGGCCAGAGATAGATCAATCCTACTGGCTCCACCCGTTGAGTTTTGACCTCATAGATCTGTCGAATCCGTTGGGGTTCAGACTGGTTCTCTTGTTCGAGCTGGCTGAGACGGATCCTGAAATAAGTCAGAGCAATAGTTTTGCAGGTTTACCCCTTCACGGGCAGCATCGGTGGCAATCAGGATCCGCAGCGGATCTTTGTGGGGATCCCTGTTGAAGGCAGCTTTGCTCAACTGGCGACTTTCGTCACTCATGCCGCCATGAAAAGTACGGATGCGTTGATACTCTTGGTCATCGCGGCCCCAACACGAGTCACCTAGCACAGGGTCAATCCCCTTCGCGACAGCAGTGCGGAGCACTCCAGCCCTTTTTGTCGCAAACCCGCCTTACTTTTGGGGTGGCACAGCCTGCCGTAGGCATTGTTGCTACGCAACGCTAATGCTACGCGACACGCGACTGCGGAGCATTAAAGGGCTGTATGGTGATAGAGCGCTATTGCTTAGACCCTCAAATAGTTTGTTCCTTCGCTTCGCTCAGTTACGCAGCTCGCATCCCGACGCTGATCTAATCCAGAGGTACAGTGCAGAGCCTCCCGCCGACTAGCTAAAGGGCTGAAGTACAGTCCAAATCCCAAAAAGCCCACCTGGTTTCAGATGGGCTTTTCATTTTTTTTGTGTGGATCGATTTCCAGAGGCAAAAGCCATTGGGTAGTGGAGGGATCCCGTTTTAAGCAAGGGATCCCTGAAGGGAACTAGACCTTAGCGTTGACAGCCACTGGGATGGTCAATGGCTCTGGATCCTCCTGCGGCGGCAACATGACCACGTCAGAACTGTCGATAATCGCCTGCAACTCTTCTCCATCGATCGTTTCAGCTTCCACCAAGCGGTGGGCAATGCGATCGAGGAGGGCGCGGTTTTCTGTCACCAGGTAGGTGGCCCGCCGGTATGCTTCATCCACCAGCCGCCGTACCTCTTCATCGATGAGGGCAGCGGTTTCCTCAGAAAAATCCCGCTCGGTGGCGATATCCCGCCCCAGGAAGATATTGCTGGACTGCCGCCCCAAGGCAACATTTCCCAGACGATCGCTCATGCCAAAGCGAGTCACCATGTTGCGGGCAATCCGAGCCACCTGTTGCAGGTCGCTAGCAGCACCGGTGGTGATTTCAGACTCACCGTAGATCACTTCTTCCGCAACACGGCCCCCTAACGCAACCGTCATCATATTCTTCAGATGGGCACGGGTGGTCAGGCCCATGTCGTCATCGCTGGGCATAAACCAGGTGAGACCGCCCGCCTGTCCACGGGGAATGATGGTTACTTTCTGAATCGGGTCATAGTTGGGCAAAAGGGATCCCACCAAAGCATGACCCGACTCATGGTAAGCCACCAACTCCTTGCGCCGCTCGCTCATCAGACGATCTTTCTTCTCAGGGCCAGCCAGCACCCGATCCACCGCATCGTTGATCTCGTCCATCGAGATCTCCGTGAGATTACGGCGGGCTGCCAAGATGGCTGCTTCATTCAAAAGGTTGGCCAAATCTGCCCCAGTAAACCCAGGGGTACGGCGGGCCAATTTCTCCAGATCCACATCGGCAGAGAGGGTCTTGCCGCGAGCATGGACCTTGAGAATCTCCAGACGGCCTTGGAAATCAGGACGATCTACGGTTACCTGGCGATCGAAACGTCCCGGTCGCAACAGGGCTGCATCCAAGACATCGGGTCGGTTAGTAGCCGCGATCACGATAATCCCGGAGTTGCCCTCAAAGCCATCCATTTCTGTGAGCAACTGATTCAGGGTTTGTTCCCGTTCATCGTTACCGCCACCAAGTCCGGCCCCCCGTTGGCGACCCACTGCATCAATTTCATCGATGAAGACAATACAAGGGGCATTTTGCTTGGCTTGCTCAAACAGATCCCGGACCCGCGAGGCCCCCACACCGACGAACATTTCTACAAATTCCGAGCCGGAAATGGAGAAAAAGGGCACCCCTGCTTCTCCAGCTACAGCACGGGCCAGCAGGGTTTTGCCGGTACCTGGCGGGCCCACCAACAATACCCCCCGCGGAATCTTGGCACCCAAAGCGGTGAAGCGCTCCGAATTCTTCAGAAAATCCACCACCTCGGCCAACTCCAGCTTGGCTTGCTCAATACCAGCCACGTCGTTGAAGGTTGTCTGGGTTTTCGGTTCCATTTGTACCCGCGCTTTGGATTTGCCGAAATTAAGCGCTTGGCTACCGGGGCCATTTTGAGCACGACGCAGCAGGAAGAACAAACCGAGCAGCAGCAGGACAGGCAAGAAGAAGGTACTTAGAATGCGCCCCAATAAGCCCTCCTCTTGCACAGGACGCACCGCCAATTCCACCCCTTGGGCAACCAGGGTACTCTCAAACTCGGGGGTGAGGGGGGGCAGATTCACCTGTACCTGAGTGGCACGACCGTTCACCTCTGCCTCAGCAATGGCAATTTGGCGACCATCAGGGGCCGTTTCCACCAAAACCTTACTGACCTCGCCCCGTTCAACGCGGCTAATCAGGTCGGAGTAGCTGATCTCCTGACGTTCAGCTGGGCGGGTACCGAAAAAGGTCGTGGCCAACGAAATCAGCACGATGGCCAGCAACGCATACAACCCCGCACTTCTCCATTTCTTGTTTTTACCTTTCTGACTCACGGAAGCGTTTCCTCCCAAAGGGTGTTTTTTATCGAACTCGCAGATGGTGATCTGGGGTCGAGTGGGTTCTAGCAACAACAGACTATTAATTAATATTAACCTGGATGAGAGGCCTGCTGAAAATCCGCCAAATCTCTCAATCTAGGGACTCGACTTGAGGGACTTGAGGGATAGGATCAAGTCGATACCGCCTCTTGGAGGCTAGCCAGGCTGGCTGCCGTTCAGGCTTCTCCTTTTCATTCTGGGGATATTTCATGCTGACTCAACTGCGCCAACTGAGCATCGCTGCCGACGGACGCTACCTCAGGGATGAGGAGATGCAGTTCATGGAGACCTACCTGGCCTCGTTTGATCTGCGCCTGAGCGCCTATCAGAAGATTCAGGGGGCAGAAGCCCAAATCATCCGAGATGTGGAGATGAAAATGCGCGCTCTGGATCCCTATCTGCTCATGCGTGGGGTGGAAGACTTTCGCAACAAGTGGAAGGCGGATACTGTTCGGGTTCTGCGTCTTTCGGCGCTGGCTATGCTCCTGGACGATGAGCAACGTTATAGGGAACGATTTCTCTACTGGTTTCAAACCTTGATGCGGGCCTTCCGAACTCAACGCAGCTGCGAGGCAACCTATCGCTTTTTGCAAGAAGTGGTGGCAAACTATCTAACCCGGGACGAATTGAACCTACTCAAACCGATCCTAGAAACAAATCGCACGTTGCTGGGCCTGAACTAGGCGGCTGTTTCTGACGGAGTATCTGAGGGAGTAACCGACTCGATCACCTCTAACTCATCTGCCTGTAGATGGGCCCGGAACTTGCCGCTAAACTGCACTTGAAAAGGGAAATTGGCGCTAATTGGGCGACCATTCCAATCTCGGATTACCGCCTTGAGCTCCCCTTCCATCCCCTTGAGATCAAAGGGTTGATTGCGATATTCCGGGTGGTGATAGACAATCACGCTGGTACGTACACGCACTCGATCTCCAATGTTCATGGTCTTGCCCTCCAAAAAAGGCGGCCCACCGCAGGAACCGACTTGACCTACTCTAGCTCAAGTTCTAAGGAAGACTGCGAGATGTAGAGAAGTGTGTGGGGATCGACACAGTAGTTTGCATTTCCGGGGTATTCACCATCCGTGCGTCTGTCTCTAGAGTGGGCGGGCTGCTGGGGATCTGCCTTAGGGATCCCTCATTAAATTGCCGCTATTGATCCGTGCAACTACTGCCCCAAGGGATCCCTGATGGAACCTGGGGCAAAAACCGATCGTCGCTGTATCTCTGAACACATTTTCCAGAGATCTTTAGCGTGTTGAGGACGAGCGGATGATCGATTTGCTGACCGGTGCTTTGATTGCTCTATTGCCAACGGTGCCTGGAGAGCCAGAACAGATGGTGGTGAGTCACTACGGCCAACTGCCTCCTGGGCAAAGCTGGAATCGACTCAAGGATGGCAGCGTCTTTCGACCGGAACAAGACTTTGTTGCTGCCCACCGA of the Thermostichus vulcanus str. 'Rupite' genome contains:
- a CDS encoding alpha/beta fold hydrolase, giving the protein MTESTNPVNILEQRIRVGDLDWFFRSVDPDRGNTLPPVLLLHGLVSQSYGWLPLLQALGEQGFRALAPDWIGSGFSAKPERWEFNYRPETLEKALSEWVEAQALERFSLVVQGFLGSVGLQYALKNPDRIERLIILNTPIGQGAKLPWSIRAFGIPLVGDMLTQDPLLVDRTLETGGIYQVKDKDLDVYRRPFLTTSASGRALLATVQNLNLPQVMKELEAGFATWERPTLIAWGMQDRWLPFELVTTLCQRLPKAQVVKLEQVGHYPQHDWPEKVQEAVIPFLRKLIV
- a CDS encoding ferredoxin-thioredoxin reductase variable chain, with the translated sequence MNIGDRVRVRTSVIVYHHPEYRNQPFDLKGMEGELKAVIRDWNGRPISANFPFQVQFSGKFRAHLQADELEVIESVTPSDTPSETAA
- a CDS encoding DUF29 domain-containing protein, producing MQLYDRDFYAWIQEQATLLKSGQWDQLDIANLVEEIESLGRQERRELVNRLGILLGHLLKWQFQPQLRGKSWRATITEQRRQIQRLLQDNPSLKPDLSAALQEAYLDGILLVVKETPLSEKDLPTQCPYTFEQAMDPDFYPGHEDPLLGDLSQQPQTRDPG
- a CDS encoding geranylgeranyl reductase family protein — its product is MSQLYDCVIVGAGPAGGSAAYHLAKRGRSVLVLEKEPLPRYKPCGGGVSPMVAAWFDFDFGPAISLTIRQIRYTWCSGDPVVADLDLKDPVWMVRRDVFDHYLIQQAQGQGATLQAECAVSGIEWQSDRWQVMTASGPVWGRYLIGADGAKGSMAKWLGFQERQRRLAAALEAEVPVAQPETAAAHFDFGAVSNGYIWNFPKADGYSIGAGTFRGGEKQNLREIAAGYAQTFGVDLNSVKQFGHPICLWDEDQPLHTQNALLAGDAACVIDPFTAEGIRPSLLTGLLAAQAIDSALAGNGDALAHYSAQVQQEWGSEMRWAKRIAALFYRFPGLGYKVGVKRPGATRRMGQILVGELRYSDVAASAIRKLSGGLFS
- a CDS encoding phycobilisome protein — encoded protein: MLTQLRQLSIAADGRYLRDEEMQFMETYLASFDLRLSAYQKIQGAEAQIIRDVEMKMRALDPYLLMRGVEDFRNKWKADTVRVLRLSALAMLLDDEQRYRERFLYWFQTLMRAFRTQRSCEATYRFLQEVVANYLTRDELNLLKPILETNRTLLGLN
- the ftsH gene encoding ATP-dependent zinc metalloprotease FtsH, whose amino-acid sequence is MSQKGKNKKWRSAGLYALLAIVLISLATTFFGTRPAERQEISYSDLISRVERGEVSKVLVETAPDGRQIAIAEAEVNGRATQVQVNLPPLTPEFESTLVAQGVELAVRPVQEEGLLGRILSTFFLPVLLLLGLFFLLRRAQNGPGSQALNFGKSKARVQMEPKTQTTFNDVAGIEQAKLELAEVVDFLKNSERFTALGAKIPRGVLLVGPPGTGKTLLARAVAGEAGVPFFSISGSEFVEMFVGVGASRVRDLFEQAKQNAPCIVFIDEIDAVGRQRGAGLGGGNDEREQTLNQLLTEMDGFEGNSGIIVIAATNRPDVLDAALLRPGRFDRQVTVDRPDFQGRLEILKVHARGKTLSADVDLEKLARRTPGFTGADLANLLNEAAILAARRNLTEISMDEINDAVDRVLAGPEKKDRLMSERRKELVAYHESGHALVGSLLPNYDPIQKVTIIPRGQAGGLTWFMPSDDDMGLTTRAHLKNMMTVALGGRVAEEVIYGESEITTGAASDLQQVARIARNMVTRFGMSDRLGNVALGRQSSNIFLGRDIATERDFSEETAALIDEEVRRLVDEAYRRATYLVTENRALLDRIAHRLVEAETIDGEELQAIIDSSDVVMLPPQEDPEPLTIPVAVNAKV
- a CDS encoding ATP-binding protein, producing MNTSGIPPANHQTFPLRVGTTLDALSQVLTWFEAFRNAGIPEPIWMECRLALAEGFTNAVRHAHQALPETTPIDIELVLAPQGLELRIWDQGQEFDLEGFAQQLPAKMDTDSEGGRGILLMKALTSRLSYTRQADGRNCLLISKRFNDPSHLSKPVS